In Primulina huaijiensis isolate GDHJ02 chromosome 16, ASM1229523v2, whole genome shotgun sequence, a single genomic region encodes these proteins:
- the LOC140961422 gene encoding protein SCAR2-like isoform X1, whose amino-acid sequence MPITRYEIRSEYSLADPHLYTAVDKDDPEALLEGVAMSGFVGLLRQLGDLSEFAAMIFHELHDKVMVTATRGHNLLSRVQQLEDEFPTIEKAFLSQTDHSSLMCNAGVDCHPNLQMDHNIVTKGNLPRFIMESYEECRGPPRLFLLDKFDTAGAGACLKRYTDPSFFKTETSSIKMNGTDIQREKKISKPRRKGTYWKNGVTPEVLPSSHAKLHQLFTEDHDGNSESSPARHVKLKRRLNVLPFDLKTGQSYMEKILKIPSPEHKVLHEITMNSSSLRTLPTTDHDDSSFGVLQFGRSTDRDTVERKRSPPSPQREDIMLKPSIYEQDEVSTCKILKEDNSYPSIVEDSVTYPCDRVTSEKDMVVDGESKADDILIGYLTDDFASEIDNFVDAPITIESELDTDSELREKADITSYINRHLPTFDVIATEEQHFHSTDSQSTGNSIMSDDENHSSGKEISSFSTLYFPNTSADSTKSEDYVAACTPEIEIINSPFFNRTADEVFPVAHHTRSAVSDDTCTGALAITNHCPDFMQQTSDRNLTDLDSTLEDSDSEYILGEIISMAPELVEKLNISDKEVKTNPVTDAACSTSFSDFSSQSEHSSLLSSSGVHLVHKSIDGNATYTNPCHNTDSPIDVSFDFVQVDDPDQGDLSEPEHDEKLSLANNEAKKEKLAIDPGCSFSVSDFKTQLRDNSPSSSAGSNTVQGSNSENESCNSTDFLLYNQTCLPPNKDNLPQMISTDNLVVDESNDGDLEFSENYGFDCPNLAHDGHSFMSALSKDEKSIDESNNVALNAFANASNDFSSIMEASLGEELKKPSLGNAQTVDIEGNGCNRSVHNQIYSPNTMASHVKCSRDWPETGLDTHDNYVVNLDKETTINETLAVETLKSCEVLGLKATGITDDAPSHDLTALESLCSLQENFVGPHGKTDIVEKGGITSCKSSYAQEATNIPASPELTPLNDNNVLLSEPDSQTGVSGIAIVASSVVSVADNVGQNGVYSPLGINQLVEDGIPCFKDSNPDKLENGKSFLLESQGKSGLVEEVSQRRVTPSDLDRVFCNISYNHPKSEEADTIVDLNFGSIVNEHSMDFVNTTTTQSSSEQINLDPEQKLCQQRNLLYRNVCFHNIIETTPQEQASLLSTQLSQEFMDSGGMDSGSSCDQHMLELNDHQAASNSASNGSLVSCPDQPSIPELPAPSNYEVDVSKRSDYPLGSMFPPGNCFLEVNSINLGECPPLPPLPPIQWRLGKVQHASSTIQGENQQEEFTQGTSTPSASTYDFSSFHGELKSNKEKVGHSPLIQEIDDISSNTENGKQEVTISSSEIFALTYVEEVTQISPDIGSSKKKVEQSSTNLEANVLTHETIDHKQKIENVKQELVVPSSAIEFASPDVEGGNAIESRPRKLPLQRNPLIDTVTALDKSKLRKVTPRVKAEIQKEEERDSLLEQIRTKSFNLKPALATKPSIRGPRTNLKVAAILEKANAIRQALAGSDEDDEDSWSDS is encoded by the exons ATGCCGATTACTAGGTACGAGATAAGGTCCGAGTACAGTTTAGCTGATCCGCATCTGTACACTGCCGTTGATAAGGATGATCCGGAGGCATTGCTCGAAGGGGTGGCCATGTCTGGTTTCGTCGGCCTCCTCCGCCAGCTGGGGGACCTATCCGA GTTTGCGGCGATGATTTTTCATGAACTACATGACAAAGTGATGGTGACTGCTACAAGAGGACACAACTTATTATCTCGAGTCCAACAGCTCGAGGATGAGTTTCCGACCATCGAGAAGGCATTTCTCTCCCAGACTGATCATTCTTCATTAATGTGCAATGCTG GTGTTGATTGCCATCCTAATCTACAGATGGACCATAATATAGTGACCAAGGGAAATTTACCTCGGTTTATAATGGAGTCATATGAAGAATGCAGGGGTCCTCCTCGGTTATTTCTTTTAGACAA ATTTGACACTGCGGGAGCTGGGGCATGCCTGAAACGTTACACTGATCCATCATTTTTCAAAACAGAGACATCTTCCATTAAAATGAATGGTACAGATATTCAGAGGGAGAAAAAGATCAGCAAACCCAGG aGAAAAGGAACATACTGGAAGAATGGAGTAACCCCTGAAGTTTTACCATCATCGCATGCAAA GCTTCATCAACTTTTCACGGAGGATCATGATGGAAATAGTGAAAGCAGTCCTGCACGTCATGTGAAATTAAAAAGGAGGTTGAATGTATTACCATTTGACTTAAAAACTGGGCAGAGCTAcatggaaaaaatattaaaaattcctTCTCCGGAGCATAAAGTGCTTCATGAAATCACCATGAATTCATCATCCTTGAGGACATTGCCAACAACTGATCATGATGACTCTAGTTTTGGAGTACTTCAATTTGGAAGGAGCACTGACAGAGACACTGTGGAGAGGAAAAGAAGTCCTCCATCTCCACAAAGAGAGGATATTATGCTGAAACCATCCATATACGAGCAAGATGAGGTTTCCACATGTAAAATCTTGAAGGAAGACAATTCATATCCTAGCATCGTAGAAGATAGTGTCACATACCCTTGTGATCGGGTAACTAGTGAAAAGGATATGGTTGTTGATGGAGAAAGTAAAGCAGATGACATCTTAATTGGTTATCTAACTGATGATTTTGCCAGTGAGATAGACAATTTCGTGGACGCACCAATAACCATTGAGTCAGAACTTGATACGGACTCTGAACTGAGAGAGAAGGCCGATATCACCTCTTATATCAACAGGCATCTACCGACTTTTGATGTAATTGCCACCGAGGAACAACACTTTCATTCTACAGATTCTCAATCTACCGGAAACTCTATAATGTCTGACGATGAGAATCATTCATCCGGGAAAGAGATTTCTAGTTTCTCTACTTTGTACTTTCCAAATACTTCGGCTGATAGTACAAAATCTGAAGATTATGTTGCTGCCTGTACACCTGAAATTGAGATCATCAATTCACCATTTTTCAATAGAACTGCAGATGAAGTTTTTCCTGTGGCTCACCATACCAGATCTGCAGTTTCTGATGATACGTGCACTGGTGCACTTGCTATCACAAACCACTGTCCTGACTTTATGCAGCAGACTTCTGATAGGAACCTTACCGATTTGGATTCTACATTAGAAGATTCTGATTCAGAATACATTTTGGGAGAAATTATCTCTATGGCACCTGAATTAGTTGAAAAGTTAAATATTTCAGATAAAGAAGTTAAGACAAATCCGGTCACTGATGCAGCATGTTCTACCAGCTTCTCTGATTTCAGTTCGCAGTCGGAACATAGTTCCCTGCTTTCCTCTTCAGGAGTTCATCTGGTACATAAATCAATTGATGGGAATGCAACATATACAAATCCGTGTCATAACACGGATAGTCCAATTGACGTGTCTTTCGATTTCGTACAAGTGGACGACCCCGATCAGGGGGACCTGTCGGAACCTGAGCATGATGAAAAGTTGTCCCTTGCCAATAACGAAGCAAAGAAAGAAAAACTGGCCATAGATCCAGGATGTTCTTTCAGTGTCTCTGATTTTAAAACTCAATTAAGAGATAATTCCCCAAGCTCCTCTGCCGGAAGCAATACAGTTCAGGGATCAAATAGTGAGAATGAATCATGCAATTCTACTGATTTTTTGTTATACAATCAAACCTGTCTTCCTCCAAACAAAGATAACTTGCCTCAAATGATTTCTACTGATAATCTAGTCgtggatgaatcaaatgatgGAGATTTAGAGTTTTCTGAAAACTATGGATTTGATTGTCCTAATTTGGCTCATGATGGACATAGTTTCATGTCAGCACTTTCAAAAGACGAAAAATCAATTGATGAGTCGAATAATGTGGCCTTAAATGCTTTTGCTAATGCTTCTAATGACTTTTCATCTATCATGGAGGCTTCTCTTGGTGAAGAACTGAAGAAACCATCCCTTGGTAATGCTCAAACTGTTGACATAGAAGGGAACGGCTGTAATAGATCAGTTCACAATCAGATTTATTCACCAAATACAATGGCATCACATGTAAAATGCTCTCGAGATTGGCCAGAGACAGGTTTAGATACTCATGACAATTATGTTGTTAATCTTGATAAGGAAACAACAATTAATGAAACTCTGGCAGTTGAAACTCTCAAGTCTTGTGAAGTTCTGGGGTTGAAGGCCACAGGAATCACAGATGATGCTCCCTCCCATGATTTAACAGCCCTAGAAAGTTTGTGTTCCCTCCAAGAGAATTTTGTAGGGCCGCATGGAAAGACAGATATTGTTGAAAAGGGTGGAATCACCTCATGTAAGAGCTCCTATGCTCAAGAAGCAACAAATATCCCTGCATCTCCAGAACTTACACCATTGAATGATAATAATGTCTTGTTGAGTGAACCTGATTCACAGACTGGTGTATCAGGGATTGCAATTGTGGCCTCTAGTGTGGTTTCAGTTGCTGATAATGTCGGCCAAAATGGTGTCTATTCACCTCTTGGTATCAATCAGTTGGTAGAAGATGGTATACCTTGTTTCAAGGATTCAAATCCCGATAAACTTGAAAATGGCAAGAGTTTTCTCTTGGAAAGTCAAGGGAAATCTGGCTTAGTGGAGGAAGTGAGTCAAAGACGTGTAACCCCATCGGATTTGGACAGAGTCTTCTGCAATATCAGTTACAATCATCCAAAGTCTGAAGAAGCAGATACCATTGTTGATCTGAATTTCGGTTCAATAGTAAATGAACATAGCATGGATTTTGTCAATACCACCACAACCCAGTCTTCCTCAGAGCAAATTAACTTAGATCCAGAACAAAAGTTGTGCCAACAAAGGAACCTTTTATACCGCAATGTTTGTTTTCACAATATAATAGAAACAACGCCACAAGAACAAGCCAGTCTGCTATCTACCCAACTCAGTCAAGAGTTCATGGATTCTGGTGGAATGGATTCAGGGTCTTCATGTGACCAGCATATGCTAGAGCTCAATGATCACCAAGCAGCCAGTAATTCCGCTTCAAATGGTTCACTTGTTAGCTGTCCTGATCAGCCTTCAATACCGGAGCTTCCGGCACCAAGCAACTATGAAGTTGATGTTTCTAAGCGTTCCGATTATCCTTTAGGTTCTATGTTTCCACCTGGTAATTGTTTTTTGGAAGTAAATTCAATCAATCTGGGAGAATGTCCTCCTTTACCACCTCTTCCTCCCATTCAGTGGAGACTGGGAAAGGTTCAACATGCATCTTCTACCATACAGGGAGAGAATCAACAAGAGGAATTCACTCAAGGAACCTCCACCCCTTCTGCTTCCACCTATGACTTTAGTTCATTCCATGGAGAATTGAAATCAAATAAGGAGAAGGTAGGGCACAGTCCCTTGATTCAGGAGATTGATGACATTTCTTCAAACACGGAAAATGGGAAGCAAGAGGTCACCATATCATCTTCGGAGATATTTGCTTTGACATATGTGGAAGAAGTTACTCAAATTTCCCCTGACATTGGATCAAGCAAAAAGAAGGTTGAGCAAAGTTCCACTAATTTGGAGGCCAATGTCTTGACACATGAGACGATTGACCATAAACAAAAGATAGAAAATGTGAAGCAGGAGCTTGTCGTTCCATCTTCAGCGATTGAGTTCGCATCACCGGATGTGGAGGGCGGAAATGCAATTGAGAGTCGACCAAGGAAATTGCCTCTACAGAGAAATCCTCTTATTGATACTGTTACTGCTCTTGATAAAAGCAAA CTAAGAAAAGTTACCCCACGAGTTAAAGCTGAGATACAGAAAGAAGAGGAAAGAGATTCACtgttggaacaaataaggaccAAG TCCTTCAACCTGAAACCTGCACTGGCGACAAAGCCTAGCATTCGAGGTCCCAGAACTAATCTTAAAGTTGCTGCAATTTTGGAGAAAGCAAATGCAATCCGACAG GCCCTGGCTGGTAGCGATGAAGACGATGAGGATAGTTGGAGTGATTCATGA
- the LOC140961422 gene encoding protein SCAR2-like isoform X2, with amino-acid sequence MIFHELHDKVMVTATRGHNLLSRVQQLEDEFPTIEKAFLSQTDHSSLMCNAGVDCHPNLQMDHNIVTKGNLPRFIMESYEECRGPPRLFLLDKFDTAGAGACLKRYTDPSFFKTETSSIKMNGTDIQREKKISKPRRKGTYWKNGVTPEVLPSSHAKLHQLFTEDHDGNSESSPARHVKLKRRLNVLPFDLKTGQSYMEKILKIPSPEHKVLHEITMNSSSLRTLPTTDHDDSSFGVLQFGRSTDRDTVERKRSPPSPQREDIMLKPSIYEQDEVSTCKILKEDNSYPSIVEDSVTYPCDRVTSEKDMVVDGESKADDILIGYLTDDFASEIDNFVDAPITIESELDTDSELREKADITSYINRHLPTFDVIATEEQHFHSTDSQSTGNSIMSDDENHSSGKEISSFSTLYFPNTSADSTKSEDYVAACTPEIEIINSPFFNRTADEVFPVAHHTRSAVSDDTCTGALAITNHCPDFMQQTSDRNLTDLDSTLEDSDSEYILGEIISMAPELVEKLNISDKEVKTNPVTDAACSTSFSDFSSQSEHSSLLSSSGVHLVHKSIDGNATYTNPCHNTDSPIDVSFDFVQVDDPDQGDLSEPEHDEKLSLANNEAKKEKLAIDPGCSFSVSDFKTQLRDNSPSSSAGSNTVQGSNSENESCNSTDFLLYNQTCLPPNKDNLPQMISTDNLVVDESNDGDLEFSENYGFDCPNLAHDGHSFMSALSKDEKSIDESNNVALNAFANASNDFSSIMEASLGEELKKPSLGNAQTVDIEGNGCNRSVHNQIYSPNTMASHVKCSRDWPETGLDTHDNYVVNLDKETTINETLAVETLKSCEVLGLKATGITDDAPSHDLTALESLCSLQENFVGPHGKTDIVEKGGITSCKSSYAQEATNIPASPELTPLNDNNVLLSEPDSQTGVSGIAIVASSVVSVADNVGQNGVYSPLGINQLVEDGIPCFKDSNPDKLENGKSFLLESQGKSGLVEEVSQRRVTPSDLDRVFCNISYNHPKSEEADTIVDLNFGSIVNEHSMDFVNTTTTQSSSEQINLDPEQKLCQQRNLLYRNVCFHNIIETTPQEQASLLSTQLSQEFMDSGGMDSGSSCDQHMLELNDHQAASNSASNGSLVSCPDQPSIPELPAPSNYEVDVSKRSDYPLGSMFPPGNCFLEVNSINLGECPPLPPLPPIQWRLGKVQHASSTIQGENQQEEFTQGTSTPSASTYDFSSFHGELKSNKEKVGHSPLIQEIDDISSNTENGKQEVTISSSEIFALTYVEEVTQISPDIGSSKKKVEQSSTNLEANVLTHETIDHKQKIENVKQELVVPSSAIEFASPDVEGGNAIESRPRKLPLQRNPLIDTVTALDKSKLRKVTPRVKAEIQKEEERDSLLEQIRTKSFNLKPALATKPSIRGPRTNLKVAAILEKANAIRQALAGSDEDDEDSWSDS; translated from the exons ATGATTTTTCATGAACTACATGACAAAGTGATGGTGACTGCTACAAGAGGACACAACTTATTATCTCGAGTCCAACAGCTCGAGGATGAGTTTCCGACCATCGAGAAGGCATTTCTCTCCCAGACTGATCATTCTTCATTAATGTGCAATGCTG GTGTTGATTGCCATCCTAATCTACAGATGGACCATAATATAGTGACCAAGGGAAATTTACCTCGGTTTATAATGGAGTCATATGAAGAATGCAGGGGTCCTCCTCGGTTATTTCTTTTAGACAA ATTTGACACTGCGGGAGCTGGGGCATGCCTGAAACGTTACACTGATCCATCATTTTTCAAAACAGAGACATCTTCCATTAAAATGAATGGTACAGATATTCAGAGGGAGAAAAAGATCAGCAAACCCAGG aGAAAAGGAACATACTGGAAGAATGGAGTAACCCCTGAAGTTTTACCATCATCGCATGCAAA GCTTCATCAACTTTTCACGGAGGATCATGATGGAAATAGTGAAAGCAGTCCTGCACGTCATGTGAAATTAAAAAGGAGGTTGAATGTATTACCATTTGACTTAAAAACTGGGCAGAGCTAcatggaaaaaatattaaaaattcctTCTCCGGAGCATAAAGTGCTTCATGAAATCACCATGAATTCATCATCCTTGAGGACATTGCCAACAACTGATCATGATGACTCTAGTTTTGGAGTACTTCAATTTGGAAGGAGCACTGACAGAGACACTGTGGAGAGGAAAAGAAGTCCTCCATCTCCACAAAGAGAGGATATTATGCTGAAACCATCCATATACGAGCAAGATGAGGTTTCCACATGTAAAATCTTGAAGGAAGACAATTCATATCCTAGCATCGTAGAAGATAGTGTCACATACCCTTGTGATCGGGTAACTAGTGAAAAGGATATGGTTGTTGATGGAGAAAGTAAAGCAGATGACATCTTAATTGGTTATCTAACTGATGATTTTGCCAGTGAGATAGACAATTTCGTGGACGCACCAATAACCATTGAGTCAGAACTTGATACGGACTCTGAACTGAGAGAGAAGGCCGATATCACCTCTTATATCAACAGGCATCTACCGACTTTTGATGTAATTGCCACCGAGGAACAACACTTTCATTCTACAGATTCTCAATCTACCGGAAACTCTATAATGTCTGACGATGAGAATCATTCATCCGGGAAAGAGATTTCTAGTTTCTCTACTTTGTACTTTCCAAATACTTCGGCTGATAGTACAAAATCTGAAGATTATGTTGCTGCCTGTACACCTGAAATTGAGATCATCAATTCACCATTTTTCAATAGAACTGCAGATGAAGTTTTTCCTGTGGCTCACCATACCAGATCTGCAGTTTCTGATGATACGTGCACTGGTGCACTTGCTATCACAAACCACTGTCCTGACTTTATGCAGCAGACTTCTGATAGGAACCTTACCGATTTGGATTCTACATTAGAAGATTCTGATTCAGAATACATTTTGGGAGAAATTATCTCTATGGCACCTGAATTAGTTGAAAAGTTAAATATTTCAGATAAAGAAGTTAAGACAAATCCGGTCACTGATGCAGCATGTTCTACCAGCTTCTCTGATTTCAGTTCGCAGTCGGAACATAGTTCCCTGCTTTCCTCTTCAGGAGTTCATCTGGTACATAAATCAATTGATGGGAATGCAACATATACAAATCCGTGTCATAACACGGATAGTCCAATTGACGTGTCTTTCGATTTCGTACAAGTGGACGACCCCGATCAGGGGGACCTGTCGGAACCTGAGCATGATGAAAAGTTGTCCCTTGCCAATAACGAAGCAAAGAAAGAAAAACTGGCCATAGATCCAGGATGTTCTTTCAGTGTCTCTGATTTTAAAACTCAATTAAGAGATAATTCCCCAAGCTCCTCTGCCGGAAGCAATACAGTTCAGGGATCAAATAGTGAGAATGAATCATGCAATTCTACTGATTTTTTGTTATACAATCAAACCTGTCTTCCTCCAAACAAAGATAACTTGCCTCAAATGATTTCTACTGATAATCTAGTCgtggatgaatcaaatgatgGAGATTTAGAGTTTTCTGAAAACTATGGATTTGATTGTCCTAATTTGGCTCATGATGGACATAGTTTCATGTCAGCACTTTCAAAAGACGAAAAATCAATTGATGAGTCGAATAATGTGGCCTTAAATGCTTTTGCTAATGCTTCTAATGACTTTTCATCTATCATGGAGGCTTCTCTTGGTGAAGAACTGAAGAAACCATCCCTTGGTAATGCTCAAACTGTTGACATAGAAGGGAACGGCTGTAATAGATCAGTTCACAATCAGATTTATTCACCAAATACAATGGCATCACATGTAAAATGCTCTCGAGATTGGCCAGAGACAGGTTTAGATACTCATGACAATTATGTTGTTAATCTTGATAAGGAAACAACAATTAATGAAACTCTGGCAGTTGAAACTCTCAAGTCTTGTGAAGTTCTGGGGTTGAAGGCCACAGGAATCACAGATGATGCTCCCTCCCATGATTTAACAGCCCTAGAAAGTTTGTGTTCCCTCCAAGAGAATTTTGTAGGGCCGCATGGAAAGACAGATATTGTTGAAAAGGGTGGAATCACCTCATGTAAGAGCTCCTATGCTCAAGAAGCAACAAATATCCCTGCATCTCCAGAACTTACACCATTGAATGATAATAATGTCTTGTTGAGTGAACCTGATTCACAGACTGGTGTATCAGGGATTGCAATTGTGGCCTCTAGTGTGGTTTCAGTTGCTGATAATGTCGGCCAAAATGGTGTCTATTCACCTCTTGGTATCAATCAGTTGGTAGAAGATGGTATACCTTGTTTCAAGGATTCAAATCCCGATAAACTTGAAAATGGCAAGAGTTTTCTCTTGGAAAGTCAAGGGAAATCTGGCTTAGTGGAGGAAGTGAGTCAAAGACGTGTAACCCCATCGGATTTGGACAGAGTCTTCTGCAATATCAGTTACAATCATCCAAAGTCTGAAGAAGCAGATACCATTGTTGATCTGAATTTCGGTTCAATAGTAAATGAACATAGCATGGATTTTGTCAATACCACCACAACCCAGTCTTCCTCAGAGCAAATTAACTTAGATCCAGAACAAAAGTTGTGCCAACAAAGGAACCTTTTATACCGCAATGTTTGTTTTCACAATATAATAGAAACAACGCCACAAGAACAAGCCAGTCTGCTATCTACCCAACTCAGTCAAGAGTTCATGGATTCTGGTGGAATGGATTCAGGGTCTTCATGTGACCAGCATATGCTAGAGCTCAATGATCACCAAGCAGCCAGTAATTCCGCTTCAAATGGTTCACTTGTTAGCTGTCCTGATCAGCCTTCAATACCGGAGCTTCCGGCACCAAGCAACTATGAAGTTGATGTTTCTAAGCGTTCCGATTATCCTTTAGGTTCTATGTTTCCACCTGGTAATTGTTTTTTGGAAGTAAATTCAATCAATCTGGGAGAATGTCCTCCTTTACCACCTCTTCCTCCCATTCAGTGGAGACTGGGAAAGGTTCAACATGCATCTTCTACCATACAGGGAGAGAATCAACAAGAGGAATTCACTCAAGGAACCTCCACCCCTTCTGCTTCCACCTATGACTTTAGTTCATTCCATGGAGAATTGAAATCAAATAAGGAGAAGGTAGGGCACAGTCCCTTGATTCAGGAGATTGATGACATTTCTTCAAACACGGAAAATGGGAAGCAAGAGGTCACCATATCATCTTCGGAGATATTTGCTTTGACATATGTGGAAGAAGTTACTCAAATTTCCCCTGACATTGGATCAAGCAAAAAGAAGGTTGAGCAAAGTTCCACTAATTTGGAGGCCAATGTCTTGACACATGAGACGATTGACCATAAACAAAAGATAGAAAATGTGAAGCAGGAGCTTGTCGTTCCATCTTCAGCGATTGAGTTCGCATCACCGGATGTGGAGGGCGGAAATGCAATTGAGAGTCGACCAAGGAAATTGCCTCTACAGAGAAATCCTCTTATTGATACTGTTACTGCTCTTGATAAAAGCAAA CTAAGAAAAGTTACCCCACGAGTTAAAGCTGAGATACAGAAAGAAGAGGAAAGAGATTCACtgttggaacaaataaggaccAAG TCCTTCAACCTGAAACCTGCACTGGCGACAAAGCCTAGCATTCGAGGTCCCAGAACTAATCTTAAAGTTGCTGCAATTTTGGAGAAAGCAAATGCAATCCGACAG GCCCTGGCTGGTAGCGATGAAGACGATGAGGATAGTTGGAGTGATTCATGA